A single window of Plasmodium reichenowi strain SY57 chromosome 14, whole genome shotgun sequence DNA harbors:
- a CDS encoding DEAD/DEAH box helicase, putative: MKERINEKFKINSYQDYSDKNSEWNIDDAINYIKRNAFFKKYKDINDVNDICDINVDDHINDDDKFYQNFENILIEEKKYLKKLLRESRWNDNILKEYMDGKVLENEENEESGLMYVYNTCYNILSSKNEISDINNKDNSMNNSNYNEGYIIINKNNTMKKIYINEINELLIEIIYITLTTENLENSLVDLLGDRFLDFIIQIIKNKEQIEKDIKLLSKQIVIKENTLVSNFFITNKSSKKIKNQHILYKKENIEKIIDHFLYLLTDDSYNQMKKIYIPNDQDKLEEIHVPKNTIYSYTDNITKVKISRLENLQFHKKELVSVNVLPFWHKYIFDFEYFNYVQSKVFNSAFRSNKNLLVCAPTGCGKTNIALLVILQQIILFCEQNKIKLEKIVTSYLIKNGLLSCDEDIKKRNDDNERTRDELKSYGYNEPNNYVDNNNNSDNDDNNNNININSEGEGDIIHLSDNGEKNFDDDNNFDDNNFDDNNFDDNNCDDNNFDDDDYDGENYCGHINSKEFKIIYIAPMKSLVFEITNLFRKKLKIFNLNVCEYTKEYSLSSNELEQVHIIVTVPEKLDILLRNSNYSTTVSDESLIKYIKCLILDEVHLLNTDRGDVIETIVSRFLQYSETSQSIRRIMAMSATLPNYKDVRDFLKVENDMCYYFSEKYRSIQLDKTLYGIHEENNNKLYIAKNIYTYNEIINSLKKDKQCIIFVCSRNETNKTIEFLINHALKNNEIEYFVNNVYTDNDIKKKIKKSNNLYIKQFYEYGCTIHHAGMSRSDKILVESLFKKKVFNVLCCTSTLAWGVNLPVHTVIIKGTNYFSSESGKLEDMDILDINQIFGRCGRPQYESHGHAILITERTKLYKYIKLLTNNTVIESNFLKNIENHLNAEISIGTIKNIEDGIKWLEYTYLFIRMKKNPYLYDVDIKNDLNLYNKRKDIIMKAIQNLSENKLVRRVLLTNDFIGTFYGQIAAKYYVDYKTIGMFAENIQNNNYIEIIQVISKAKEFENIQIRNEDMKDFLYLKDKCDIKEEYDESKNMTLRILIEAYLRRLQINNFSIICEINYIVQNIIRILYAYYDICLNILKNISNLIMNTHNLIVAILRRLPINCGIFRHFCYKNEMLEKNKKAFLTNKDRLKNRKKDNEESDKKNNISDRNVGVHLIDINEDNEYSNNNNNNRRNQNYTVYLKEAAVNILEKKNLTYESIEHLSKKELLFFMRNEIYTNQILYYRNIIPNLDIDGYIQPITQTIMKINLNVKLTNTIWSDQWNDIIENFHIFLLNTLNNDILYFQKFSIHKKDRKKIHDISFEFPLSNQIPPQITVQFLSMNWCNLSFVHIFNTNNLFINQKINVFSEILPLTPLSTNVLNIPNYIKFFSFKYFNPIQTQMFHATFHTDENILLGAPTGSGKTVIGELCILRNLLRCEGQKSVYICPMKAIVNERYKSWKCKFKSLFNKNVIELTGDKNENKENIAESNIIICTPEKLDVITRNWKNKKFVKNINLIIFDEIHLLGQENRGGVIEILVNRFKNMQNELNKKIRLIGLTTVITSVDDLILWLDVKENYLFNFPSSCRIVPCKTHILGFTQKAYCNRMSVMNKNVFDSINQYAQTKNVLIFVSSRRQTRLTAYDIISLNLSSHNLNFLHVENLLNDKNHIDFLLNTQKKNKKNKINNKDMNEGDNNISEKINTSEYTEYKMNINRKDNIASSNNMSYYHKSSVTDEHNINQCNNNDDNNKGFFGYMKKKTLGNDKIKKEYKQYNNEEDIKIHNNDNNNFCDNEIYDYNILFNNSKLSEEEKKNVANILFQNYLNLIENEHLKEVLKYGIGIHHAGLNENDKTIVEYLFLNKIIQILICTSTLAWGINLPAYLVIIKGNEFYDAKTKKYKDIPYTDLLQMIGRAGRPQFDDKALAILLVQEKRKNAIKNFLYHPMNIESNIMENFNEHINAEICSNVINNKEDIFNYLTKSYYFKRLFSNPSYYIKEVQYVQFFENSKLSTHAKKIIYDHLNDVIENGIKFLVQNKCLEVVQENYILNYYATPLGHIASMYYIKCETVYFFYTAIQAGKKHKNDKMKNMNSTNIDHNTMDHVDSINGDDDKMNHVDNTNGNNNNNNTNADNNNMNGDDNNINGDDNNINGDDNNMNGDDNNINGDNNNINGDDSNINGDDNNINGDNNNMNGDIDKLNDNMQNDFCTLKNDSLEFYDIFELVAQAKEFDDIPLRHNEDKYNVKLRNQIPLDIDMNMPNVKTYLLLLSRFYECTYETVDYHIDLKLVMDQIARVINAFIDICLLFHNYNYIKKLILIFNCINQKVKPNTNSLYIIKDITEYQIYKLKQLDIYNINQLIKFDKSYLYSLNIFDITQINFILQLPVFNMNVKLFYKDIHSENEKEKENKNQEKNRNTANSYVNIPYVQHFRNQHKYSFKINSYYSNEIVIKLFFNFMNRTGKEASSQNVQWFAILHDTEQDESISIKRFNNNNLKKVSVISFTLEDMEKGKYNFVIYIHNDTYYGIEHEAHIELCIE; this comes from the exons ATGAAGGAAAGAATAAATGAAAAgtttaaaataaattcatATCAAGATTATTCTGATAAAAATAGTGAATGGAATATTGACGATGcaattaattatataaaaagaaatgccttttttaaaaagtataaaGATATTAACGATGTTAATGATATATGTGATATTAATGTAGATGatcatataaatgatgatgacAAATTCTATCAGAATTTCGAGAATATCTTAATAgaagagaaaaaatatttaaaaaagttGTTGAGAGAAAGCCGATggaatgataatatattaaaagaatatatgGATGGAAAAGTACTAGAGAATGAGGAAAATGAAGAATCTGGTTTAATGTATGTTTATAATAcatgttataatatattaagcAGTAAAAATGAGATCAgtgatattaataataaagataatagTATGAACAATTCTAATTATAACGAGggttatattattattaataagaataatactatgaagaaaatttatataaatgaaataaatgaattactaattgaaataatatatataactttaACAACAGAGAATTTAGAAAATAGTTTAGTAGATTTATTAGGAGATCGTTTTTTAGattttataatacaaattataaaaaataaagaacaAATAGAAAAAGATATCAAATTATTAAGTAAGCAAATAgttataaaagaaaatacGTTAGtatctaatttttttattactaaTAAAAGTTctaagaaaataaaaaatcaacacattttatataaaaaagaaaacatagaaaaaataattgatcatttcttatatttGTTAACAGATGATTCATATAACcagatgaaaaaaatttatataccAAATGATCAAGATAAATTAGAAGAAATACATGTACCGAAAAATActatttattcatatacAGACAATATTACAAAGGTTAAAATTAGTAGATTAGAAAATTTACAATTTCATAAAAAGGAATTGGTTTCAGTAAATGTTTTACCGTTTTGgcataaatatatatttgattttGAATATTTCAATTATGTACAATCGAAAGTATTTAATTCAGCGTTCAgaagtaataaaaatttgttAGTATGTGCACCTACTGGTTGTggaaaaacaaatatagCCTTATTAGTTATTTTACAgcaaattattttattctgtgaacaaaataaaattaagtTGGAAAAAATTGTTACATCGtatttgataaaaaatGGACTATTATCATGTGATGAGGATATtaagaaaagaaatgaTGACAATGAAAGGACTAGGGATGAACTAAAGAGTTATGGGTATAATGAACCAAATAATTACgttgataataataataatagtgataatgatgataataataataatattaatattaatagtgAGGGTGAGGGTGATATTATCCATTTAAGTGACAATggtgaaaaaaattttgatgatgataataattttgatgataataattttgatgataataattttgatgataataattgtgatgataataattttgatgatgatgattatGATGGTGAAAATTACTGTGGACATATAAATTCTAAagaatttaaaataatttatattgCACCTATGAAATCACTAGTTTTTGAAATAACCAATTTGTtcagaaaaaaattaaaaatatttaatttgaATGTATGTGAATATACAAAAGAATATAGTTTAAGCTCAAACGAACTTGAACAAGTACATATAATAGTAACTGTGCCAGAGAAACTAGATATTCTTTTACGAAATAGTAATTATTCCACAACTGTATCTGATGAATctttaattaaatatataaaatgtttaaTATTAGATGAAGtacatttattaaatacaGATAGAGGTGATGTTATCGAAACTATCGTTTCTCGATTTTTACAATATTCAGAAACTTCACAATCGATTAGAAGAATAATGGCCATGTCAGCTACGTTACCTAATTATAAGGATGTACGTGACTTTTTAAAAGTTGAAAATGATAtgtgttattattttagCGAAAAATATCGATCAATTCAATTAGATAAAACATTATATGGGATAcatgaagaaaataataataaattatatattgctaaaaatatatatacatataatgaaataataaatagtcttaaaaaagataaacaatgtattatatttgtatgtTCTAGAAATGAGACAAATAAAACCATtgaatttttaattaatcatgcattaaaaaataatgaaatagaatattttgtaaataatgtttatacagataatgatattaaaaagaaaattaagaaatcaaataatctatatattaaacaattttatgaatatgGATGTACTATACATCATGCTGGTATGAGCAGATCAGATAAGATATTAGTAGAAAGTttatttaagaaaaaagtTTTTAATGTATTATGTTGCACTTCAACACTTGCATGGGGTGTTAATCTACCTGTACATACTGTAATAATTAAAGGAActaattatttttcatcGGAAAGTGGTAAATTAGAAGATATGGATATATTAGATATAAATCAAATATTTGGTAGATGTGGTAGACCCCAGTATGAAAGTCATGGCCATGCTATTTTAATAACAGAAAGAACCaagttatataaatatataaaattattaacaAATAATACTGTTATTGAatctaattttttaaaaaatatagaaaatcATTTAAATGCAGAAATAAGTATAGgaacaataaaaaatattgaagaTGGTATAAAATGGTTAGAATATACTTATTTGTTTATACGTATGAAAAAGAAtccttatttatatgatgtcgatataaagaatgatttaaatttatataataaaagaaaagacATTATAATGAAAGCAATTCAAAATTTGAGTGAAAATAAGCTAGTCAGAAGAGTACTTTTAACAAATGATTTTATTGGTACATTCTATGGTCAAATAGCTGCTAAATATTATGTAGATTATAAGACTATTGGAATGTTTGCAGAAAATATTcagaataataattatatagaaataattCAAGTAATTAGTAAAGCAAAAGAATTTGAAAATATACAGATTAGAAATGAGGATATGAAAgattttctttatttaaaagataaatgtgatataaaagaagaatatGATGAATCTAAAAATATGACATTACGTATATTAATTGAAGCATATTTAAGAAGattacaaataaataatttttctataaTTTGTGAAATAAATTACATTGTACagaatattataagaatattatatgcatattatgatatatgtttaaatattctaaagaatatatctaatttaataatgaataCACATAATCTTATTGTGGCTATTTTAAGAAGGTTACCAATTAATTGTGGAATCTTTAGACATTTCTGTTACAAAAATGAAATgttagaaaaaaataaaaaagcCTTTCTTACAAATAAGGATAGattaaaaaatagaaaaaaggataatgaagaatctgataaaaaaaataatatatcagATAGAAATGTTGGAGTACATTTAATTGatataaatgaagataatgaatatagtaataataataataataatagaagAAATCAGAATTATACtgtatatttaaaagaagCAGCAGTTAATATCttagaaaagaaaaatttaacCTATGAATCAATAGAACATCTTAGTAAAAAGGAACTATTGTTTTTTATGAGAAATGAAATATACACTAAtcaaattttatattatagaaatattataccAAATTTAGATATTGATGGTTATATTCAACCTATAACACAAACTATAATgaaaattaatttaaatgtaAAATTAACAAATACTATATGGTCCGATCAATGGAATGATATAATAgaaaattttcatatttttctattaaATACATTAAACAATGATATTCTATATTTCCAAAAATTTTCaatacataaaaaagataggaaaaaaatacatgACATATCTTTTGAATTCCCATTATCTAATCAAATACCACCTCAAATTACAGTTCAGTTCTTATCAATGAATTGGTGTAATTTATcatttgttcatatttttaatacGAATAATCTATTTATTAATcagaaaataaatgtattttcGGAAATTCTACCATTGACACCTTTGTCAACTAATGTATTGAATATTCCAAACTATAtcaaatttttttcctttaaatattttaacCCTATTCAAACGCAGATGTTTCACGCAACATTTCATACGGAcgaaaatatattattggGTGCCCCAACGg GTAGTGGAAAAACAGTCATTGGTGAACTGTGTATTTTAAGAAACCTACTAAGGTGCGAAGGTCAAAAGTCAGTTTATATTTGCCCAATGAAAGCTATTGTAAATGAAAGATATAAAAGCTGGAAATGCAAGTTTAAAagtttatttaataaaaacgTAATTGAATTAACAGGTGATAAGAATGagaataaagaaaatattgCTGAGagtaatataattatatgtactCCTGAAAAATTAGATGTAATAACAAGAAATTggaaaaacaaaaaatttgttaaaaatataaatttaataatatttgatgaaatacatttattagGACAAGAAAATCGTGGAGGTGTAATTGAAATATTAGTTAATAGATTTAAGAATATGcaaaatgaattaaataaaaaaataagattAATTGGTTTAACAACAGTTATAACAAGTGTTGATGATTTAATTTTATGGTTAGAtgtaaaagaaaattatctttttaatttccCTTCATCATGTCGTATAGTACCTTGTAAAACACATATTTTAGGCTTCACACAAAAGGCATATTGTAATAGAATGTCTgttatgaataaaaatgtttttgATTCCATAAATCAGTATGCTCAAACAAAAAATGTGCTAATTTTCGTTTCATCCAGAAGACAAACAAGACTTACAGcttatgatattatatcaCTAAATCTGAGTTCCCATAATTTGAATTTTCTTCATGTggaaaatttattaaatgataaaaatcACATAGATTTTTTACTCAACacacaaaaaaagaataaaaaaaataagattaataataaagatatgAATGAGggtgataataatatatcagaaaaaataaacacGTCTGAATACAcagaatataaaatgaatattaaTAGGAAAGATAACATTGCTTCTTCTAATAATATGTCTTATTATCATAAGAGTAGTGTAACGGatgaacataatataaatcaatgtaacaataatgatgataataataaaggCTTTTTTGgatatatgaaaaaaaagactttaggtaatgataaaattaaaaaggaGTACAAgcaatataataatgaagaggatattaaaatacataataatgataataataatttttgtgATAATGAAATCTATGattataacatattatttaataatagtaaattatcggaagaagaaaaaaaaaatgttgCAAATATACTAtttcaaaattatttaaatttgaTTGAAAATGAACATTTAAAAGAAGTTTTGAAATATGGAATAGGTATACATCATGCAGgtttaaatgaaaatgataaaacTATTGTggaatatttattcttaaataaaattatacaaatattaatatgtacATCAACTCTAGCATGGGGTATTAACTTACCAGCTTATTTAGTAATAATTAAAGGTAATGAGTTTTATGATgcaaaaacaaaaaaatataaagatattCCGTATACTGATTTATTACAAATGATTGGAAGAGCAGGAAGACCACAATTTGATGATAAAGCCTTAGCAATATTATTAGTTCAAGAAAAACGTAAAAATGCTATTAAGAATTTTCTATATCATCCTATGAATATTGAATCAAATATTATGGAAAACTTtaatgaacatataaatgCTGAAATATGTTCAAatgttattaataataaagaagacatttttaattatttaaccaaatcttattattttaaaagattattttctaacccttcttattatataaaagaagtACAATATGTAcaattttttgaaaatagTAAATTATCAACACATGccaaaaaaattatatatgatcaTTTGAACGATGTAATAGAAAATGGTATTAAATTTTTAGTTCAAAATAAATGTCTAGAAGTTGTAcaagaaaattatattctCAATTATTATGCTACTCCGTTAGGCCATATAGCATctatgtattatattaaatgtgaaacggtttattttttttatacagCTATACAAGCTGGAAAGAAACACAAAAATGAcaaaatgaagaatatGAATAGTACAAATATTGATCATAATACAATGGATCATGTTGATAGTATAAATGGTGATGATGACAAAATGAATCATGTGGATAATACaaatggtaataataataataataatacaaatgctgataataacaatatgaatggtgatgataacaatataaatgGTGATGATAACAACATAAATGGTGATGATAACAATATGAATGGTGATgataacaatataaatggtgataataacaatataaatgGTGATGATAGCAATATAAATGGTGATgataacaatataaatggtgataataacaatatgaaTGGTGATATAGAcaaattaaatgataatatgcAGAATGATTTTTGcactttaaaaaatgattcTCTCGAATTTTACGACATATTTGAATTAGTTGCACAAGCAAAAGAATTTGATGACATACCATTAAGACATAATgaagataaatataatgtgAAATTAAGAAATCAAATACCTTTGGATATAGATATGAATATGCCTAATGTAAAAActtatcttttattattatcacgTTTTTATGAATGTACATATGAAACTGTTGATTATCATATTGATTTAAAATTAGTAATGGATCAGATAGCTAGAGTTATTAATGCTTTTATTGATATCTGTTTGttatttcataattataattatataaaaaagttaattttaatatttaattgtATAAATCAAAAAGTAAAGCCAAATACAAATTcgttatatattattaaagatataacggaatatcaaatatataaattaaaacaattagatatatataatattaatcaattaattaaatttgATAAGTCTTATTTGTATTccttaaatatatttgatataacacaaataaattttattttacaatTGCCTGTCTTTAATATGAATGtcaaattattttataaagaCATTCATTCAGagaatgaaaaagaaaaagaaaataaaaatcaaGAGAAAAATAGAAACACAGCAAATTCGTATGTAAATATACCATACGTTCAACATTTTAGGAATCaacataaatattcttttaaaattaattctTATTACTCAAATGAAATAGTTATTAAGctttttttcaatttcATGAACAGAACGGGAAAGGAAGCATCATCTCAGAATGTTCAATG gTTTGCTATTCTTCATGATACAGAACAAGATGAATCTATATCAATTAAACgatttaataataacaactTAAAAAAAGTATCTGTTATTTCATTCAC aCTAGAGGATATGGAAAAGGGGAAATACAATTTcgtaatatatattcataatgATACTTATTATGGAATAGAGCATGAA GCACATATAGAACTTTGTattgaataa
- a CDS encoding hypothetical protein (conserved Plasmodium protein, unknown function) has protein sequence MELNWREDFEEIEITINKEKEEGKKLFYNFFASGDFFFVENYDYFELGNTQDILITEAYIKIVDKNDAINIDLYDRISIKKGDIKIRKNKKIIILNLRKKEKKLWGYLHFFSIFVIYKNEICPNLLKCTKEEKNNIMSKEHIFKAFMNKRRMDSLEHLKKMMKKEKSLNKEFLNKLEDEAQKIQCKLEEVKYEQFKMQKENIKKRAIDFIYDDKTEGWKDQNDISNNKENCKHKEYNKDAINNKHHVPLNNNNNNNNNNNNQHVEYNLHNNNECDINKKNLIFCKNNIKTEKPVIGNYYNEKKVIELKFTQLKKNELPARESRNLKKSLSNYSSTKNFFLIILIEKAKKMFFRNLDFNSSLEVLKSITECISKGNKLIKEEHIKVSANISLLYLLTNNLDKCIEECDKCVDLINEEIKTYNVQHKHCEIIHKEEDVLKIFYSLEEIKSENYIKYLYIIYVMVLLRKIYAKIKQKEKWIDVQSLFLSIEKVQEYLPTSIYKSIKMDMNNIHFFEVIKEHLLHTNVLNIKDIKNNLYTLNLEIFKNKEINDNFPLNIYITLKRSYYLKNLNLFYKNVINIFLCLYNILYRQNKIYSFLNNIESLNLSKFLLDIYILIMLLKHESVFYEKIMEIEKCKNCIENINTSQEILNILLSYIMDDSQNEFNFVVQNIDLLKRIIYNANINMNDRNVNEKILDDISEKRKYVYIVNLCFSDILLKYMDVLRKKNKPGIQKRKFVKEIICSEQNKIINDMSIEFFSNNEYYKNIKENCELLKLKITFQIIKTMIYVFNLIQKIYKNKDKEKIYLRNMITILLLDLSYSISNLNDTSYMLNYENLIISHLFLYFCFSFLYNFKYNEFIIDIYKKTHTSQTCNNFMSIENIKSEITKKKKKSIIKDMLNEDILLNNFYADYKNYMQKKKREKQMSGHHSMLRNNYINLMIAKICYLIKKIKHMKHNSKKNHICSNNNNISNSLMLFSLINDIYSNNISFNSPYFLKDKIYYLLCIQYNLILLNKKYKSSEIINFSYVTLIKQNFNYSFFLNNDKQKNMEHLYYTTNNMTIINNEYINKYFNYFTNDIIIFHNIERNHFLKHVSNNNIETLLYPYIQCVVWKHKRIKIFSNINICLLKLKVNQGILIKFRNMIIKYMENLLIDFHILYFVFHLKKLNLSLYFFDPNSGIPTDLDHILLPIKELNKIFFKNKLEYQNIFKYYFNKFLKIKIELLSNLYGSMLYIY, from the exons ATGGAATTAAATTGGAGGGAAGATTTTGAAGAAATAGaaataacaataaataaagaaaaggaagaaggaaaaaaattattttataatttttttgcttctggtgattttttttttgttgagaattatgattattttgaATTAGGTAATACCCAAGACATATTAATAACAGAAGcttatattaaaatagttgataaaaatgatgctataaatatagatttatatgataggataagtataaaaaaaggggatataaaaatacgaaagaacaaaaaaattataattttaaatctaagaaaaaaagaaaagaaattgtggggttatttacattttttctctatatttgttatttataaaaacgAAATATGTccaaatttattaaaatgtacaaaagaagaaaaaaataatatcatgtcaaaagaacatatatttaaagcATTTATGAATAAAAGAAGGATGGATAGTTTAGAacatttgaaaaaaatgatgaaaaaagagaaaagTTTGAATAAAGAATTTTTAAACAAGTTAGAAGATGAAGCACAAAAAATACAATGTAAATTGGAAGAAgtaaaatatgaacaatttAAAATGCAAAAGGagaatattaaaaagagGGCTATcgattttatatatgatgataaaacAGAAGGTTGGAAGGATCAAAATGATATATCTAATAATAAGGAAAATTGTAAACATAAGGAATACAATAAGGATGCTATAAATAATAAGCATCATGTAcctttaaataataataataataataataataataataataatcaacatgttgaatataatttacataataataatgaatgtgatataaataaaaagaacttaatattttgtaagaataatataaaaactGAAAAGCCAGTTATTggaaattattataatgaaaagaaaGTTATAGAATTGAAATTTAcacaattaaaaaaaaacgaaCTACCTGCAAGAGAATCAAggaatttaaaaaaatcCTTATCTAATTATTCATCGACGaaaaacttttttttaattatactAATTGAAAAGgcaaaaaaaatgttttttaGAAATTTGGATTTTAATAGTTCCTTAGAAGTATTAAAATCGATAACAGAATGTATTTCGAAAG GAAACAAATTAATTAAAGAGGAGCATATTAAAGTATCAGCTAACATTTCCTTATTATACCTATTAACAAACAACCTAGATAAATGTATTGAAGAATGTGACAAATGTGTAGACttaataaatgaagaaattaaaacatataatgTTCAACATAAACATTGTgaaattatacataaagaagaagatgtattaaaaattttttattcattagaagaaataaaatctgaaaattatatcaaatatctttatattatatatgtaatggttctattaagaaaaatatatgctAAAATTAAGCAGAAGGAAAAGTGGATAGATGTTCAAAGCCTTTTTCTTTCTATTGAGAAGGTTCAAGAATATTTACCAACTTCTATttataaaagtataaaaaTGGATATGAACAATATTCACTTTTTTGAAGTAATAAAGGAACATCTTCTTCATACAAATGTTTTAA ATATcaaagatataaaaaataatttgtaCACCTTAAATTTGGAAATATTTAAGAATAAAGAAATCAATGATAATTTCCCccttaatatatatataacattgAAAAGatcttattatttaaaaaatttaaatttattttataaaaatgttataaacatatttttgtgcttatataatattttatatagacaaaataaaatatatagttttttaaataatatagaatCTTTGAATTTGTCCAAATTTTTattggatatatatattttaattatgtTGTTAAAACATGAAAGTGTCTTTTACGAAAAAATTATGGAAATagaaaaatgtaaaaattgtatagaaaatataaatactagccaagaaatattaaatatattattaagtTATATAATGGATGATTCACAAAATGAATTTAATTTTGTAGTACAAAATATTGATCTTTTAAAAcgtattatatataatgcaaatattaatatgaatgataggaatgtaaatgaaaaaatattagatGATATTTcagaaaaaagaaaatatgtatatatagttaatttatgtttttcagatattttattaaaatatatggatgtattaagaaaaaaaaataaacctggaattcaaaaaagaaaatttgtaaaagaaattatttgctcagaacaaaataaaataattaatgaTATGAGTATAGAATTCTTTTCAAATAATGAATactataaaaatataaaagaaaattgtgaacttttaaaattaaaaattacattccaaataataaaaacaatgatttatgtttttaatttaatacaaaagatatataagaataaagacaaggaaaaaatatatttaagaaaTATGATAACTATTTTGTTATTAGATCTTTCATATTCTATTAGTAATTTAAATGATACTTCTTATATGttaaattatgaaaatttaataatttctcatttatttttatatttctgtttttcttttttatataactttaaatataatgaatttattattgatatatataagaaaacGCATACTTCACAAACGTGTAACAATTTTATGTctatagaaaatattaaaagtgaaataacaaaaaagaaaaaaaaatctatAATTAAGGATATGTTGAATGAGGATATTCTtttgaataatttttatgctgattataaaaattatatgcaaaagaaaaaaaggGAGAAACAAATGAGTGGTCACCATTCTATGTTAAGAAATAACTATATCAATTTAATGATAGCCAAGATATGTTATTTaattaagaaaataaaacatatgaAACATAATAGTAAGAAGAATCATATAtgtagtaataataataatattagtaATAGTTTGATGCTTTTTTCTCTtattaatgatatatattcaaataatatttcttttaatagtccttattttttgaaagataaaatttattactTGTTATGTATTCAATACAACttgatattattaaataaaaaatataagtcatcagaaattattaattttagCTATGTAAcattaataaaacaaaattttaattactctttttttcttaacaatgataaacaaaaaaatatggaacacttatattatacaactaataatatgactataataaataatgaatacatcaacaaatattttaattattttactAATGATATAATCATATTTCATAATATCGAGAgaaatcattttttaaaacatgtgtccaataataatattgaaacGTTGTTATACCCATATATTCAATGTGTTGTATGGAAACATAAaaggataaaaatatttagcaatataaatatttgtttattaaaACTTAAAGTTAACCAAGGCATTTTGATAAAATTTCGTAATATG ataataaaatatatggaaAACCTCTTAATCGATTTTCACATTTTATACTTTGTTTTTCATTTGAAGAAGCTAaatttatctttatatttttttgatcCTAATAGTGGTATACCAACAG ACCTTGATCACATCCTCTTACCTATTAAAGAattgaataaaatattttttaagaaCAAATTGGaatatcaaaatatttttaaatattatttcaataagttcttaaaaattaaaatagAGTTATTAAGTAATTTATACGGTTcaatgttatatatatattaa